In Gemmatimonadota bacterium, the DNA window CTCCAGCTTGGGCACCCGCTGCTCGAGCGTGTAGCCGGCGCGCACCCGTTCGAGCGCGGCGCGGCCGGCGGCGGCGCGGGCGTCAGGATCGCGGACCAGCTCGAGGAGGGCGGCGGCCAGGGCAGCATCGTCGCCGACCGGCACAACACAGGAGGGCGGCATCAGCTCGGGCAGGATCCCCACGGCAGTACCGACGGTGGCGCGGCCGCAGGCCGCGGCCTCGAGCACGACCATGCCCTGGCTCTCGTGGCGCGAGGCGAGCACGCACAGGTCGGCGGCGCTGTAGTAGGCCGGCAAGAGCTCGTGGCGTACCGAGCCGTGGAAGCTGACGCTCGAGCGGATACCGCGCGAGCAAGCCTCGGCCTCGAGCGCCGGCCGCAGCCCGCCCCCGCCCACCAGGTGCAGGTGCACGCCGGGCGCCTGCGCAAGCACGCGGACCAGCGCGCGCAGCAGCATGCCGTGGTCCTTGACCGGCCCCAGCGAGGCGACGCAGAGCAGCCGGAACTCCCCCGCGCCGAGGGGCGAAGGGTCCGGCGGCGGCAGCGGCCGGAAGAGGGACGTGTCGACGCCCAGCGGCGCAAGACTGAGGCGGCCGGGGGGCACGTGCGGCGCCGCCATCCGTGCCAGGTACCTGGAGCCGACGGTGACGCGGTGCGCGCCGCGCAGCGCCAGTCGGGTCAACCAGCGTCCGCGCGTGAGCAGGCCGCCGTAGGGCAGGTCGGGCAGAGCGGCCAGCTCGCCCGCTCGGAGGGAGACGATAGCCGGGACGCCGAGGAGCCGGCCGCCCGCGACGGCCAGGAACCCGGGCTCGTCGGCA includes these proteins:
- a CDS encoding glycosyltransferase, whose protein sequence is MRIGVITPGFSSSEQDWCIPATLDLVRELASRHDVHVFALRYPARRAHYRVYGAAVTALGGAGAAGLTRLPLFARTIAALAAQHRRRRLDLLQAFFADEPGFLAVAGGRLLGVPAIVSLRAGELAALPDLPYGGLLTRGRWLTRLALRGAHRVTVGSRYLARMAAPHVPPGRLSLAPLGVDTSLFRPLPPPDPSPLGAGEFRLLCVASLGPVKDHGMLLRALVRVLAQAPGVHLHLVGGGGLRPALEAEACSRGIRSSVSFHGSVRHELLPAYYSAADLCVLASRHESQGMVVLEAAACGRATVGTAVGILPELMPPSCVVPVGDDAALAAALLELVRDPDARAAAGRAALERVRAGYTLEQRVPKLESLYASVCEKAPSAG